A single genomic interval of Bacteroidota bacterium harbors:
- a CDS encoding acyl-CoA thioesterase, translated as MGRDIGVHGNLFGGRLMSWIDEASAAFACEYCYTPNMVTVRVGELIFKKPLKSGQHVHIYGEISNLGNSSITINIEARRFSLYSGEETLACTTSITFVRIDDDGSPIPIGQTAKKKFQNEKNKGN; from the coding sequence ATGGGTAGAGACATCGGTGTCCATGGCAACCTATTTGGAGGCAGACTCATGTCATGGATTGATGAAGCCTCTGCCGCCTTTGCCTGTGAATATTGCTATACACCGAATATGGTTACTGTGAGGGTGGGAGAACTTATTTTTAAAAAGCCGCTCAAAAGTGGGCAACATGTACATATTTATGGTGAAATCAGTAATCTGGGAAATTCATCCATTACCATCAATATTGAAGCCCGAAGATTCAGTTTATACAGTGGCGAAGAAACATTGGCTTGTACAACAAGTATCACTTTTGTCAGAATCGATGACGATGGCTCACCCATTCCAATTGGACAGACTGCCAAAAAGAAATTTCAAAACGAAAAAAACAAGGGTAATTAA
- a CDS encoding T9SS type A sorting domain-containing protein, with the protein MKSITQTKHKQAVYYLLSKVLNHTQKSLILLAVVFFVAQTSTAQTLNFIEIKNPFNGVTQGAVTMLDFDLDGDLDILITGNGSGKALSELYENDGKGGYSLVKLSLTAFSQSAVAIADVNGDKYPDIFIMGQTPLGKNPVNQLYLSDGKGGYGLAKTSFPGLREGTITLGDLDGDKNLDVLFTGTDGSNPVTDLYMGDGKGGFSQVKQSIQAVKNSSVAFADIDGDGDLDILIAGNDGKQSVVNLYSNDGFKSPVLSTTLLKSSLPVLDYCKVDFGDYNGDKYLDILIAGLDNSTGSIVTQIFENDGKGGFSQAKTKFNGVAVGFAKFIDIDLDGDLDVIISGKSTMSVITELYINDGKGGFSLLKTPFEAVAESDVAFGDINGDKKLDVALIGGGSSGAVAKLYINGDCDIVPDKITLDNIDVDCGTASLLAPTATSNCYGSIKGTHNAKLPFTAQGPVIVTWTYDDGNGKKITQDQKVNVTSLSAPKPNVVKLPDVVAECEVTSLTEPTATSNCYGVIKGTHNVTLPLTSQGTVKVTWTYDDNNGGKTTQEQTIIIKDISAPQPDVKELDAITAQCQVSSIPAPTATDKCNGPIVGTTTTTFPITAQGANLVTWTYDDGRGNISTQAQYVIISDTIAPIADIAKLSTINAECEVKSITPPTATDNCEGKIIGTSNVQFPLTAQGTKIITWTYDDGNGNTSTQTQEVIIKDNTAPVLDVPSLADFHAECQVKSLPTPTASDNCAGTIYGVADVGFPITAQGTTIVTWTFNDGNGNIITQKQNVIVKDKTAPVPLLNNLDDVLAECAVSSLEVPVAIDNCAKYINGTTNTTFPITAQGTTVVTWSFDDGNGNISTQTQKVIIQDKTAPTLNNPKLNSIVTECEVKSLPVPTAKDNCAGTITGTTTTQFPITAAGTTVVTWSFDDGNGNITTQTQVVTINPIVVSITQEGAMLTANTAGNYSYQWLDCDKGNTPIDGATNYFYQATQIGNYAVKVTSKEGCSIVSNCVSVGTLSVQQNALTHQTTIFPNPTTGEVTINTSNNYDNGVIEVYSAFGQLVYKANFSGNNAVINLESKPIGVYFVRINNTVVTQVIKM; encoded by the coding sequence ATGAAATCAATAACACAAACCAAACACAAGCAAGCTGTTTATTACTTGCTTTCAAAAGTATTGAATCATACGCAAAAGAGTCTGATTCTATTAGCAGTTGTCTTCTTTGTAGCTCAAACATCGACAGCACAAACATTAAATTTTATTGAAATAAAAAACCCCTTTAATGGTGTTACGCAAGGGGCAGTTACTATGTTGGATTTCGACTTAGATGGAGACTTAGACATTTTAATCACTGGAAATGGTTCCGGAAAGGCTTTGTCTGAGCTTTATGAAAATGATGGCAAAGGTGGTTATTCTCTCGTAAAACTATCATTAACAGCGTTTTCACAAAGTGCAGTAGCCATTGCAGACGTTAACGGAGATAAATACCCGGATATTTTTATTATGGGACAAACACCATTAGGGAAAAACCCAGTAAATCAACTATATCTTAGTGATGGCAAAGGAGGATATGGATTAGCCAAAACTTCTTTTCCGGGACTGCGCGAAGGAACAATTACCTTGGGAGATTTAGATGGGGATAAGAATTTAGATGTTCTGTTTACCGGTACCGATGGTAGCAATCCCGTTACAGATTTATACATGGGGGATGGCAAAGGCGGATTTAGCCAAGTAAAACAATCTATACAAGCAGTTAAAAATAGTTCCGTAGCTTTTGCAGATATTGACGGTGATGGTGATTTGGACATTTTAATCGCAGGTAACGATGGAAAACAAAGTGTAGTTAATTTGTATTCTAATGATGGGTTTAAGTCCCCTGTTTTATCTACTACATTACTAAAATCATCTTTGCCCGTATTAGACTATTGTAAAGTTGATTTTGGAGACTATAATGGAGATAAGTATCTTGATATTTTAATCGCAGGATTAGATAACAGTACCGGTTCCATTGTTACACAAATTTTTGAAAATGATGGTAAAGGCGGTTTTTCGCAAGCAAAGACTAAATTTAATGGTGTTGCAGTTGGATTCGCCAAATTTATTGATATTGACTTAGATGGTGATTTAGATGTTATCATAAGCGGAAAATCAACAATGTCAGTTATCACAGAACTATATATCAACGATGGTAAAGGCGGTTTTTCATTATTGAAAACTCCTTTTGAAGCTGTTGCAGAAAGTGATGTTGCCTTTGGTGATATTAACGGAGATAAAAAATTGGATGTAGCTTTAATCGGGGGTGGTAGTTCAGGAGCAGTTGCCAAACTATATATTAATGGTGATTGCGACATTGTTCCTGATAAAATCACATTAGATAACATAGACGTAGATTGTGGAACAGCATCTTTGCTTGCACCTACAGCTACTTCTAACTGTTATGGTTCAATTAAAGGAACACATAATGCAAAACTCCCTTTTACTGCCCAAGGACCTGTAATTGTTACTTGGACTTATGATGACGGTAACGGAAAAAAAATAACACAAGACCAAAAGGTTAATGTTACCAGCCTTAGTGCACCCAAACCAAACGTAGTAAAACTGCCTGATGTAGTAGCAGAGTGTGAAGTTACTTCGCTTACAGAACCCACAGCAACCTCAAACTGTTATGGTGTAATAAAAGGAACACACAATGTTACTCTCCCATTAACTTCTCAAGGAACAGTAAAAGTTACGTGGACTTATGATGATAATAATGGAGGCAAAACAACCCAAGAACAAACGATTATTATCAAAGATATTAGTGCACCCCAACCTGACGTTAAGGAGTTGGATGCTATTACCGCACAATGTCAAGTAAGCTCAATTCCTGCACCAACGGCTACTGACAAATGCAATGGACCTATAGTTGGAACTACTACGACTACTTTCCCTATTACAGCCCAAGGAGCAAATTTGGTAACATGGACTTATGATGATGGTCGCGGAAATATTTCTACCCAAGCTCAATACGTAATTATTTCAGATACGATTGCACCCATTGCAGACATTGCAAAACTTTCAACTATCAATGCAGAATGTGAAGTAAAGTCAATAACTCCTCCTACTGCCACTGATAATTGTGAAGGTAAAATTATTGGAACTTCTAACGTTCAGTTTCCTTTAACAGCGCAAGGAACTAAAATTATTACTTGGACTTATGACGATGGAAATGGAAATACATCAACTCAAACACAAGAGGTAATTATTAAAGACAACACCGCTCCGGTACTTGATGTACCATCTCTTGCTGATTTTCATGCAGAATGTCAAGTAAAAAGTCTGCCTACCCCGACAGCAAGTGATAATTGTGCCGGAACAATTTATGGTGTTGCAGACGTTGGATTCCCTATCACAGCTCAAGGAACAACCATTGTTACATGGACGTTTAATGATGGGAATGGAAATATTATAACTCAAAAACAGAATGTTATTGTAAAAGATAAAACTGCACCCGTTCCATTACTTAATAACTTAGATGATGTGTTGGCAGAATGTGCTGTATCGAGTTTGGAAGTGCCTGTAGCTATAGATAATTGTGCAAAATATATTAATGGAACTACCAATACTACCTTCCCGATTACAGCACAAGGAACTACTGTTGTAACCTGGTCATTTGATGATGGCAATGGTAATATATCTACACAAACCCAAAAAGTCATTATTCAGGATAAAACCGCTCCAACTCTGAACAACCCTAAATTAAATAGCATTGTAACTGAATGTGAAGTAAAATCTTTGCCGGTACCTACAGCAAAAGATAATTGTGCAGGAACTATTACCGGTACAACAACTACACAATTTCCGATTACAGCTGCCGGAACTACAGTAGTAACCTGGTCGTTTGATGATGGCAATGGCAACATTACAACCCAAACCCAAGTTGTTACCATTAACCCGATAGTGGTAAGCATAACCCAAGAAGGTGCTATGCTTACTGCAAATACAGCAGGTAACTATTCTTACCAATGGTTGGATTGTGACAAGGGGAATACACCGATTGATGGTGCAACCAATTATTTTTACCAAGCTACCCAAATAGGTAATTATGCAGTGAAAGTAACTTCAAAAGAAGGATGTAGCATTGTGTCAAATTGTGTTTCCGTAGGAACATTAAGTGTACAACAAAATGCGCTTACTCATCAAACTACAATTTTCCCTAATCCAACAACAGGTGAAGTAACAATTAACACTTCGAACAATTATGATAATGGTGTGATTGAGGTTTATTCTGCTTTTGGTCAATTAGTTTATAAAGCTAATTTTTCAGGAAATAATGCCGTTATTAATCTTGAATCTAAACCGATAGGTGTTTATTTTGTTAGAATAAACAATACTGTGGTTACGCAAGTTATCAAAATGTAG
- the ftsA gene encoding cell division protein FtsA — protein sequence MSRKNIEDNRNKVIVGLDVGTTKICAIVGMRNENGKINILGIGRTSSLGGITEGVVTNINKTTEAIKKAIQEAERSSNIQIGNVYVGIAGRHINSFTQPYGAFRSDPNAEISAEELEEIRKQMYRINTPPGTHILHVLPQDYIVDGNHSDDPIGMPGSRIDINYHIITGQIIAAENIKRCIQKCDIAVEDVVVEPIASAKSVLTDEELLAGVAILDIGGGTSDLAIFHEGRIRHTAVVPIGGQRITKDICEAFAIMEKYGESMKVRYGNALPEGIQSNEVIVVPGINGREPKQVSLKNLSIVINARLMELFQLINNEIKQSDYQNKLTAGIVLTGGGAELKNISLLLEYVTGKQVKIGYPNQYLAKGAVAEAKSPMFATGTGLVIYGMDKEVPVNNNTQQHIGESAKPKQPNKNVGGFFNKIKGFGGSFMEYLKDDDNNEDFQKG from the coding sequence ATGAGCAGAAAAAATATCGAAGATAACAGAAACAAAGTAATAGTTGGTTTGGATGTGGGAACCACCAAGATTTGTGCAATCGTGGGAATGCGCAATGAAAACGGGAAGATTAATATTCTGGGTATTGGGCGTACTTCCTCTCTGGGAGGTATCACTGAAGGAGTAGTAACCAATATTAACAAAACTACCGAAGCTATTAAGAAAGCTATTCAAGAAGCGGAACGTTCATCCAATATTCAAATCGGAAATGTTTATGTAGGTATTGCAGGCAGACACATCAACAGTTTTACGCAACCCTATGGTGCTTTCCGTTCTGATCCAAATGCCGAGATTAGTGCAGAAGAATTGGAAGAGATTCGTAAACAAATGTATAGGATTAATACCCCACCCGGTACGCATATTTTACATGTACTTCCTCAGGACTATATTGTTGACGGCAATCATTCTGATGACCCAATTGGTATGCCAGGCTCTCGCATAGACATTAATTACCACATCATTACAGGACAAATTATTGCTGCAGAAAATATCAAACGTTGTATTCAAAAATGTGATATTGCGGTTGAAGATGTTGTGGTTGAGCCCATTGCATCCGCAAAATCAGTTCTGACCGATGAAGAATTATTGGCCGGTGTTGCTATTCTTGATATTGGTGGTGGAACATCTGATTTGGCTATCTTCCATGAAGGCAGAATCAGACATACCGCTGTTGTACCCATAGGAGGACAAAGAATCACTAAAGATATTTGCGAGGCATTTGCAATCATGGAAAAGTATGGAGAATCCATGAAAGTGAGATATGGTAATGCATTACCTGAGGGTATTCAAAGCAATGAAGTCATTGTGGTGCCCGGAATCAATGGCAGAGAACCCAAACAAGTCAGCCTCAAAAATCTATCCATAGTTATCAATGCTCGCTTGATGGAGTTATTTCAACTCATTAATAATGAAATAAAGCAAAGTGATTATCAAAACAAATTGACGGCAGGGATTGTATTGACGGGTGGAGGAGCAGAACTAAAAAATATTAGTTTGCTGCTTGAATATGTTACAGGAAAGCAGGTGAAAATTGGTTATCCAAACCAATACCTTGCTAAAGGTGCGGTTGCCGAGGCTAAGAGCCCTATGTTTGCTACAGGCACCGGATTGGTTATTTATGGAATGGATAAAGAAGTTCCGGTTAATAACAATACTCAACAACACATAGGAGAATCCGCGAAACCCAAACAACCAAACAAAAATGTAGGTGGTTTTTTTAACAAAATAAAAGGATTTGGCGGAAGTTTTATGGAATATCTCAAGGACGATGATAACAATGAAGACTTCCAAAAAGGATAA
- the polA gene encoding DNA polymerase I, whose translation MSEKKLFLLDGMALIYRAFFAFSKNHRYNSKGLNTSAMFGFTMTLLEVLQKEKPTHIAVVFDTSAPTDRHIMFPDYKAHREAMPEALSASIPYIFQIIEGFHIPVITKDGYEADDIIGTLALEAVNKGFETFMMTPDKDFAQLVRDKVYIYKPARMGLGHTIMDVEAVKQKWEIKEPTQVIDILALWGDASDNIPGIPGIGEKTAKKLIEEFGSVENLIANTDKLKGSIQDKVREHHEKAIISKKLATINTQVPVEFDENALNLDPPDKQKLEAIFKELEFRTLAQKILGPAPQQPTQHDLFSSMAHEVVTPEHEELVKIFSSFDSNKQKYTLIDSLDDLQDLVNKIKLMDAFCFDTETDGLDPIDSNIIGLSLSVRKNEGFFINLNREDKKDFVKILQPLFESTKLKIAQNLKFDLMILKKAGVEITQPYYDTMIAHFLLDPDKRHNMDELSRTFLQYDPISIETLIGKKGKDQLKMTSVPLEDLTRYAAEDADITLQLQQKLNPLIIEKDLTTVFETVELPLIPVLASMELSGVKVDKAFLNNYSKELAVDIVVTEKKIFELAGVAFNIASPKQMGEVLFDKLKLAEKPKKTKTGQYQTNEEVLVKLAHTHEIVNHILDYRELVKLKSTYVDALPLLIKESTGRIHTSFNQAVVGTGRLSSNNPNLQNIPIRTEKGREIRKAFVAPSKEYVLMSADYSQIELRVIASMSGDEHMIEAFNNGLDIHASTASKVFGVPYEQVSKEMRRKAKTVNFGIIYGISAFGLSERIGIPRKEAQHIINEYFEKFPKIKSYMDNTIALAQKEGYVKTILGRRRYIADINSRNQTIKGFAERNAINAPIQGSAADMIKLAMINIEREISKSRLNTKMILQVHDELLFEVPKSEVEQTQVLVKYQMENAMKLNVPILVEVGIGDNWLEAH comes from the coding sequence ATGTCAGAAAAAAAACTCTTCTTGTTAGACGGGATGGCGCTGATTTACAGAGCCTTCTTTGCGTTTAGCAAAAATCACAGATATAATTCCAAGGGGCTGAACACGTCTGCTATGTTTGGATTTACCATGACTCTGTTGGAAGTCCTGCAGAAGGAAAAGCCCACACATATCGCGGTTGTATTTGACACAAGTGCACCCACTGACAGACACATCATGTTCCCTGACTACAAGGCACATAGAGAAGCAATGCCGGAAGCACTCTCTGCTTCTATTCCCTATATTTTTCAAATAATTGAAGGATTTCATATTCCGGTTATTACCAAAGACGGATATGAAGCAGATGATATCATTGGCACACTTGCACTGGAAGCGGTCAACAAAGGCTTTGAAACCTTTATGATGACTCCCGATAAAGACTTTGCACAATTGGTTAGAGACAAGGTATATATTTATAAACCGGCAAGAATGGGATTAGGACATACAATTATGGATGTTGAGGCAGTTAAGCAGAAATGGGAAATAAAGGAACCTACTCAAGTTATTGATATACTCGCACTGTGGGGTGATGCAAGTGACAATATTCCCGGAATACCGGGTATTGGTGAGAAAACTGCTAAAAAATTGATTGAAGAATTTGGTTCGGTTGAAAATCTGATTGCTAATACCGACAAATTAAAAGGGTCTATCCAAGACAAAGTAAGAGAGCATCATGAAAAAGCAATTATCTCTAAAAAACTTGCAACTATTAATACCCAAGTTCCCGTTGAATTTGATGAAAATGCATTGAATTTAGACCCGCCCGACAAACAAAAATTAGAAGCGATTTTCAAAGAACTCGAGTTCAGAACATTGGCTCAAAAGATATTAGGACCGGCTCCGCAACAACCCACTCAACATGACTTATTTTCGAGTATGGCACATGAGGTTGTTACTCCTGAACATGAAGAATTGGTGAAGATTTTTAGCAGTTTTGATTCGAATAAACAAAAATATACCCTCATTGATTCATTGGACGACCTGCAAGATTTGGTAAATAAGATTAAACTTATGGACGCATTCTGTTTCGATACGGAAACAGACGGACTTGATCCGATTGACTCAAATATTATAGGATTGTCCCTGAGTGTACGAAAAAATGAAGGCTTCTTTATTAATCTGAATAGGGAGGATAAGAAAGATTTTGTGAAGATTTTGCAACCATTGTTTGAATCAACCAAACTGAAAATAGCACAAAATCTGAAGTTTGATTTGATGATACTCAAGAAGGCAGGTGTAGAAATTACACAACCTTATTATGATACCATGATTGCCCATTTTCTGCTGGACCCTGACAAGCGACATAATATGGATGAGCTTTCACGAACCTTTTTACAGTATGATCCCATCAGCATCGAAACGCTGATTGGTAAAAAAGGCAAAGACCAATTGAAAATGACTTCGGTTCCCTTGGAAGATTTGACACGCTATGCAGCAGAAGATGCCGATATAACACTGCAACTTCAGCAAAAACTCAATCCACTGATAATAGAAAAAGATCTGACAACAGTGTTTGAGACAGTTGAGCTTCCGCTGATTCCGGTTTTGGCTTCTATGGAACTATCGGGTGTCAAGGTTGACAAGGCGTTTCTGAACAACTATTCGAAGGAACTTGCTGTTGATATTGTGGTAACTGAGAAGAAAATTTTTGAACTTGCCGGAGTTGCTTTCAACATTGCTTCGCCAAAGCAAATGGGAGAAGTGCTTTTTGACAAATTGAAACTTGCTGAAAAACCCAAGAAAACAAAGACCGGACAATACCAAACAAACGAAGAAGTATTGGTGAAACTCGCACATACACACGAAATCGTTAATCATATTCTTGACTACAGAGAATTGGTAAAACTCAAATCAACTTACGTGGATGCTCTGCCACTATTGATAAAAGAAAGTACCGGCAGAATTCATACATCGTTTAATCAAGCAGTGGTGGGCACAGGAAGACTGAGTTCCAACAATCCCAATTTGCAAAACATACCCATCCGAACAGAAAAAGGCCGAGAAATACGCAAAGCGTTTGTTGCACCTTCAAAGGAATATGTATTAATGAGTGCCGATTATTCCCAAATTGAATTACGTGTTATAGCATCTATGTCGGGAGATGAGCACATGATTGAGGCATTTAATAATGGACTAGATATACATGCATCAACAGCATCAAAAGTGTTTGGGGTGCCTTATGAACAAGTGTCAAAAGAAATGCGAAGAAAAGCTAAAACAGTAAATTTTGGAATCATATACGGGATATCGGCATTTGGATTATCGGAAAGAATTGGCATACCACGCAAGGAAGCACAACATATTATTAATGAATATTTTGAAAAATTTCCCAAAATCAAGTCTTATATGGATAATACCATCGCTTTGGCTCAAAAAGAAGGCTATGTAAAAACTATTTTAGGACGTAGAAGATATATTGCAGATATTAATTCCCGCAACCAGACCATCAAAGGATTTGCAGAGAGAAATGCAATCAACGCACCCATTCAAGGTTCTGCCGCAGATATGATAAAACTCGCTATGATTAATATTGAAAGAGAGATTAGCAAATCCAGACTAAATACAAAAATGATTCTTCAGGTTCATGATGAATTGTTGTTTGAGGTTCCAAAGAGCGAAGTCGAACAAACCCAAGTATTAGTGAAATATCAAATGGAAAATGCCATGAAACTTAACGTACCCATTCTTGTAGAAGTAGGAATAGGAGATAATTGGCTGGAAGCTCACTAA
- the murC gene encoding UDP-N-acetylmuramate--L-alanine ligase, with product MDLRVIKRAYFLGIGGIGMSAIARYLLQQGIAIFGYDKVRSPLCMELENEGMTIHYQDDSTQIPIEFVNLSQESICIWTPALPTDFGEIVFLKSNGIRLYKRAEVLGMISHHTFTIAIAGTHGKTTTTTLVTKALSAYQINFTAFLGGISADFGSNYIAFKNHRELLPKPIMIVEADEFDHSFLQLHPNIAVITSTDADHLDIYGAADGFRKGFEDFVKCIEEQGVLIQKYGLDLPVTSKIISKTYGRHEEADYQYFNPLYQNDNFAFDWKSKSAQLHVVLGVGGEHNAENATAVLGVIDSLGLDVSLAAKSMAGFKGVKRRFEKLYETPTHIVIDDYAHHPTELKAIINSVKKTYPNHKLTGVFQPHLFSRTRDFLDGFVESLNMLDECWLMDIYPAREKPIEGITSQAIAGKLDNCAGVFTSEQIYQRIKTNPPALFLIMGAGDIDRITIPVKKLYEELFATA from the coding sequence ATGGATTTAAGAGTAATCAAAAGAGCCTATTTTTTAGGTATTGGGGGGATTGGTATGAGCGCCATAGCCCGCTATTTGCTCCAACAAGGGATTGCTATCTTTGGTTATGACAAGGTACGTTCACCTTTGTGTATGGAGTTGGAGAACGAAGGGATGACCATACATTATCAGGATGACAGTACACAAATTCCAATCGAATTTGTCAACCTGTCACAAGAGAGCATTTGTATCTGGACTCCGGCTTTGCCAACTGATTTTGGTGAAATCGTTTTTCTCAAATCTAATGGAATTCGATTGTACAAACGTGCAGAAGTATTGGGCATGATTTCACATCATACCTTTACAATTGCCATTGCCGGCACACACGGCAAAACCACTACAACCACGCTCGTTACCAAAGCACTTTCCGCTTATCAAATCAATTTTACGGCTTTCTTAGGCGGCATCAGTGCTGACTTTGGCAGCAATTATATTGCTTTCAAAAACCACCGAGAATTGTTGCCTAAGCCTATCATGATTGTTGAAGCGGATGAGTTTGACCATTCATTTTTGCAGTTGCATCCAAATATTGCCGTGATAACATCCACAGATGCAGACCACTTGGATATTTACGGGGCCGCAGATGGTTTCAGAAAAGGATTTGAAGATTTTGTTAAATGTATTGAAGAACAAGGTGTGTTGATTCAAAAATATGGTTTGGATTTGCCGGTTACATCAAAAATTATTTCTAAAACCTATGGTAGGCATGAGGAGGCAGATTATCAATATTTCAACCCATTGTATCAAAACGACAATTTCGCTTTTGATTGGAAAAGTAAGTCTGCACAACTGCATGTAGTATTGGGTGTAGGTGGAGAACATAATGCCGAAAATGCTACCGCTGTCTTAGGTGTAATCGACTCTTTAGGTTTGGATGTGAGTCTTGCTGCCAAGAGTATGGCAGGGTTTAAGGGTGTGAAAAGACGTTTTGAAAAACTGTATGAAACCCCCACGCACATTGTAATTGACGACTATGCACATCACCCCACAGAACTAAAAGCGATTATCAATTCAGTCAAAAAAACATACCCAAACCATAAGCTAACCGGAGTTTTTCAGCCACATTTATTCTCACGTACAAGAGATTTTTTGGATGGATTTGTAGAGAGTTTGAATATGCTTGATGAATGTTGGTTGATGGATATCTATCCTGCACGCGAAAAACCTATTGAAGGAATAACCAGCCAAGCCATTGCAGGCAAACTTGATAACTGTGCCGGTGTTTTTACCTCGGAACAAATTTATCAGAGAATAAAAACTAATCCGCCTGCGCTATTTTTGATTATGGGTGCGGGCGATATTGACCGAATTACGATACCAGTAAAGAAATTGTATGAAGAACTTTTTGCCACTGCTTAA
- the ftsZ gene encoding cell division protein FtsZ, giving the protein MMTFKVDLPKNKSSIIKVIGVGGGGGNAVNYMYDKGISGVDFIICNTDVQVLESSSIPNKIQLGASLTEGLGAGSEPEVGKQCAIESLEQIKEALGYNTKMVFITAGMGGGTGTGATPIIAKLAKEMGLLTVAIVTTPFNNEGPHKIELADKGIEELRPHVDALLIITNDRILQMYHNLKYSEAFAKADDVLCTATKGIAEIITVSGKMNVDFRDVKTAMTNSGRAIMGTGIAKGEERALNASQIALDSPLLDDTNIDGAKHILLNIAYDNEEPYANEIDQIIAFFQNVAGRNARLKFGVTKTDGLGDALSITVIATGFEKNTFDEEVEDEIAIDIDDSEEQSVSINLSENLNQDPVFDFPFENERTENHTLFNFDNTSFSNDFMFGFPRNPEQQPNKNPAQKNDLNIPAYQRMGLVLDPISDEKNVHKLYLEDKEGEPKFKESGNKFLNKDVD; this is encoded by the coding sequence ATGATGACATTCAAAGTAGATTTACCAAAGAACAAAAGCTCAATCATTAAGGTAATTGGAGTAGGTGGAGGTGGTGGCAATGCTGTAAATTACATGTATGATAAAGGAATATCCGGTGTGGATTTTATTATCTGTAACACGGATGTTCAAGTTTTGGAAAGTAGCTCTATTCCCAATAAAATTCAATTAGGTGCCTCTCTGACCGAAGGGTTAGGAGCCGGCTCCGAACCGGAAGTAGGGAAACAATGTGCTATTGAAAGTTTAGAACAAATAAAAGAAGCACTCGGCTACAATACCAAAATGGTGTTTATTACTGCCGGCATGGGTGGAGGCACAGGTACCGGAGCCACTCCTATTATTGCAAAACTCGCAAAGGAAATGGGGCTGTTGACCGTTGCCATTGTTACAACCCCTTTCAATAATGAAGGTCCTCACAAAATTGAACTTGCTGATAAAGGAATAGAGGAGTTGCGCCCACACGTGGATGCACTACTCATTATTACCAATGACAGAATATTGCAGATGTACCACAACCTAAAATATTCTGAGGCTTTTGCCAAAGCAGATGACGTGCTTTGCACCGCTACCAAAGGAATTGCTGAGATTATTACCGTCTCCGGCAAAATGAATGTTGACTTTAGGGATGTAAAAACCGCCATGACAAATAGCGGCAGAGCAATCATGGGAACCGGAATTGCAAAAGGAGAAGAGCGCGCTTTGAACGCTTCTCAAATAGCACTAGACTCTCCTTTATTGGATGACACTAATATTGATGGTGCCAAACATATCTTGCTGAATATTGCTTATGACAACGAAGAGCCTTATGCAAATGAAATTGATCAGATTATTGCTTTCTTTCAGAATGTTGCCGGACGAAATGCAAGATTGAAATTTGGTGTTACCAAAACAGACGGACTGGGTGATGCCCTCTCGATTACAGTAATTGCTACTGGTTTTGAAAAAAACACCTTTGATGAGGAAGTAGAAGATGAAATTGCTATTGATATTGATGATAGTGAAGAACAATCAGTAAGTATAAATTTGTCAGAAAATTTGAACCAAGACCCCGTATTTGATTTTCCTTTTGAAAATGAAAGAACAGAAAATCACACCCTTTTTAATTTTGATAATACATCTTTCTCAAATGATTTTATGTTTGGATTTCCAAGAAATCCAGAACAGCAGCCAAACAAGAATCCGGCACAAAAAAACGACTTAAATATACCCGCCTACCAAAGAATGGGATTAGTACTTGACCCCATTTCCGATGAGAAAAACGTTCATAAATTGTATTTGGAAGACAAAGAGGGTGAACCCAAATTCAAGGAATCAGGCAATAAATTTTTAAATAAAGACGTAGATTGA